aattctttatttcttttaatatttatttattattattttctttaaattttaaactttaaactTCGACAAACTTTAATGGTTAAAGTTTTAATAATCttatatttttttttagaattattcATGCACCAATCCatgcaaaattttctaactaataTATCTAGAATTGGGCAAGGGCTGCTACAAGCGGTACAAGCCAAAATTTTTATCGATGCAGAACAGAAACTTAATAGTTCTAATTTTCTATAAGAACGGTGCACGGCACACTAACCAATATGACGGGAACTTATGTGGAACCAACTATATTGATTTAAATCTCGACATCCAGACTGCAGAAGGAATGAACATGATTTAGAGATTTTTATTTTCGTTGAATCCTTCAATAAGTGTTTCAAAAACCCTTCATCCAAGCCAGATGACTTACAGCCAAAGTTTATTCCCATCATTTCCAATTTGTTCATACCAAGACAACACAAGAGCTGGGGAGAACCTGTTACAATTGTACAGTTGACAAACATCTAACTACATGATTCATTGTATAAATCATAAACCATCTGGTCTAAATGTTTTATGTTTATTCAGTTTTTTTTCACGTCACATTCTTGCACGCCACCACTGTTCGCTGACAGACACACCTCCATGATTTGCTTCCATTAACGGcttatttttaagtttttctttGACATTCATGAGGTTCTTATGCACGTCGCCAAAGTGAGGACTAATAGCATATCTTGTATGCTTAATCCACCGCTGAACTTTCTTGTATGGACCCAATAACCTATAACGATACTTCTCATTCAAAACCTGCACCCAAGATTATAACCATTGAAAAGGACCTCATTTTGATATAGTTATAAAGAATATGGAGGATATGGTCCTAAAAAGTGCACAATGGGGATATCAATGAAACAATTCCATTCCCCATGTACTGGGAAGAGGATAGAGGGAGCATATCATGTACAAACAATTGCACTACAATTAACCAATTAGAGCACAGGTAGGGTCCGTTAAAATACCATAAGCGGTGACCCCTACGTAATTCTTAATCGTGATTGGGTAGCTGAAGATTTTTAGTAAAAGTAATTGCAGATTAAATGTTCCCATCTACGGGGAGCACAATCGAATCTATATCATAGAAGACTATGTTCCACCCGAGAAATAATGACGACAATAAAGAATTCAGATGTGGGCAAAAATATCATTACCTCAAGTTGCATTAGCTCACAAACAAGGCTAAGATCAGCTATGGAGGGTTGATTCCCACCCAGCAAAAATGGACCATCACCCTTCAACCAAAAGGACTCTATCTCTGACAAAGATGAGACGAGAAATTTCTCAGCTTCATCAGCTGCTTGTTGATTCGATGGATAGCCAAGCGCGGGTAATATTGTAGTGTTAATAACATATGTACCTGAAATGAGAAGCATCAATTTCAAAAGCCATCTTTCACCCAAGAAATGGATCCATAACCACATAAACAACCATATTCCAATAGGAGGTATCAAAGCAACCTAGATAACTAAAGGAGAACTCCAGTTTACATGCCAAAGTACAAAATGGAAGAAATTTTAGCATCTTTGATAGTCCAATATTGTGATCAAGGTAAAGATGTGCACAGACTAATGCTTTAAATGCCTACCTAGATAGCATATTGTTATTTGCAATAGCATTGATCCACAAAGGGTAAGAACATATCATAGAACAAGAAAATTTGTAATGACCTGAATTTTTACAGTTATCGAAAAAGTGCATTtttgggtctccgtttctgaaaaatagatttgtaaatatttattaaaaatatttacgaagttaagagagtgattaattaaagtttaatgaagtaaattagcttaaataaaggataattagataaaaggattaaattgaataaagtgtgaaagtctaattataggataaagaaattgaaaggactaaataagcaaataagccaaatgagtgccaagtgtatggcaaaaataaaatacatgtgtaataagtattatacatacatttgtaatacatgtatgtatttacttattatttaagtaaataattaatgtatttattattattaaattgatattatatgatgaatagattaaataaagacaagtgtatggtaatgatttggtacaaatgtattaataaaaaatacatgcatttgtaatatatgtatttgatattaaatggatatttattatttagtgaaagatatttattaaataaataattatattataatatatttatatgataaataaatgtataatgacaagtgtatggtgaggatgaaatacaaatgtaataatatatgtgtgcccaagtgtaaaataaatatttgatattaagTAGATACTTAATaaagtcattattattattgttattacattatatatatatatatatatatatatatatatatataaaaagtaaaacaaaagaaaagagaaaaagaaaaagaaacagagaaggagacgaaacaggggaaagaaaggaaggaaagaaaaataaaaggaaaatgggGGTTTTTGAAGCCTTAAGCTTTActaggtaagtcaatttgatcccttttcttacaattttgatgtttatggaaTTCTAGAGAAGAGTACTACATGAATTATATCAAAAGTTAGGaagttaatgaatttttatgtgttgattaagttgaacaaaaagatgaattaaggactaaattgatagaaattcaagttagaaatgaaataaggattgaattgtaaagtgattcataagttttatgctttaaggactaaattgaaagaatttcaaaattaggtCATTGGTTCAAGTGATAAATTTGTGTGGACATGaggttttggatttttttttgtatttgtaAATCTTTCTCCCTTCTTCATTGTAATGTAATTATtcacttttaataataataaaaaagtacTGGTACCAAAGTGAAGCCTAACTATCAAGGGACTAAGTACAAGCCAAGTTCTTTGTATTTGTAAACCTTTCTCCCTTCCTCGTTGTAATGTAATTATTcacttttaataaataaataaaaaatactggTACCAAAGTGAATCCTAATCGTCAAGGGCCTAAGTACAAGCCAAAAATTTTATAGATGCAGAACAAGTTAGTAGTTCTAGTTTTCTACTAGAACGGTGAATAGCATACTAACCAATATGACCGAAATTAAGTGAAGCCAAGATTTAAATCTCGACATCCAGACTGCAGAAGGAATGAacttgatttaaagatttttattttcGTTAAAACCTTCAATAAATGTTTCAAAAACCCTTCATCCAAGCCAGAtgacttacaacaatagtttcttCCTTCCATTTCCAATTTATTCATACCAAGACAACACAAAAGCTAGGGAATCCGTGATTTATTCAGTTTTTTTTCACGTCACATTCTTGAACGCCATCGCTTTTCGATGTCACGCGCACCTCCATGATTTGCTTCCATTAACGGCTTATTTGTTAGTTTTTCTTTGACTTTCATGAGGATAATATGGACGTTGTCAAAGTGAGGACTCGTAGCATTCCTTGTATGCTTAATCCACTGCTGAACTTTCTTGTATGGACCAAAGAACCTATCACGATCCTTCTCATCCAAAACCTGCACCCAAGAGTATAACTATTGAAAAGGACCTCATTTTCATATGGTTATAGAGGATATGGTCCTAAAAAGTGCA
Above is a genomic segment from Gossypium arboreum isolate Shixiya-1 chromosome 8, ASM2569848v2, whole genome shotgun sequence containing:
- the LOC108468385 gene encoding glutathione S-transferase T1-like — encoded protein: MLLISGTYVINTTILPALGYPSNQQAADEAEKFLVSSLSEIESFWLKGDGPFLLGGNQPSIADLSLVCELMQLEVLNEKYRYRLLGPYKKVQRWIKHTRYAISPHFGDVHKNLMNVKEKLKNKPLMEANHGGVSVSEQWWRARM